In one Nitrososphaera viennensis EN76 genomic region, the following are encoded:
- a CDS encoding ribbon-helix-helix domain-containing protein, giving the protein MPRYNQKSVTVSISLKNKIKEYMKDYGFHSQPQAIEDALTLARGVRAVVTKKEAAVE; this is encoded by the coding sequence GTGCCAAGATATAACCAGAAGTCGGTAACCGTGTCGATCAGCCTGAAGAACAAGATAAAGGAGTACATGAAGGACTATGGCTTTCACAGCCAGCCGCAGGCAATTGAAGATGCACTGACTCTGGCAAGAGGGGTTAGGGCTGTCGTGACGAAAAAGGAGGCCGCGGTTGAATGA
- a CDS encoding HhH-GPD family protein, translating to MRKEIDKEKEIVNTVLHWSRRNIRDFPWRNGFSPYRVLIAELLLRRTTAQAVQRVYDEFIETYPDLQHLSKASIGELEDRLKTLGYHRLRAILIREVVSEMLSKYKGIPDTLEELLSIKHIGLYTAAAIISLGYNKPLPMVDTNVLRILGRVYGRSMTQQQAFELLKGKLPVDSRRFNLSLLDFGALVCRYKNPLCHVCPLNDSCTYYQIKVKNTKYREQGPS from the coding sequence TTGAGGAAGGAAATAGACAAAGAAAAAGAAATAGTTAACACAGTTCTGCATTGGAGCAGAAGAAATATCCGGGATTTTCCTTGGCGCAATGGTTTCTCTCCGTACAGGGTACTTATCGCGGAGCTTCTTCTAAGGCGCACGACGGCTCAAGCAGTACAGCGCGTTTACGATGAATTTATAGAGACCTATCCCGACCTCCAGCATCTTTCGAAGGCATCTATCGGGGAACTTGAAGACCGTCTTAAAACACTAGGATACCATAGACTAAGGGCAATATTGATCAGGGAAGTCGTCTCTGAAATGCTATCCAAATACAAGGGGATCCCAGACACACTAGAGGAATTATTATCGATCAAGCATATTGGCCTATACACAGCAGCCGCTATCATATCACTAGGCTACAATAAGCCATTACCTATGGTCGACACTAATGTACTACGGATATTGGGAAGAGTATATGGTCGGTCGATGACACAACAACAGGCCTTTGAGCTTTTGAAAGGAAAACTACCAGTTGACTCCAGACGGTTTAATTTATCTCTGCTCGACTTTGGAGCGCTTGTATGCAGGTATAAGAATCCGTTGTGTCATGTTTGTCCACTAAATGACTCATGTACATATTACCAAATCAAGGTAAAAAATACGAAGTATAGGGAGCAGGGGCCTAGCTAG
- a CDS encoding HEAT repeat domain-containing protein has translation MKEDWSISELIAGLHVDDDISDIKDMDASLIPQKSIEGLIALGKQAVPKLTQELQDYQKNESYELYAQFIVDILGEIKDPSAVPELIKLFKVEFDDSIGEHTVSSLQKIGTAAVPMLVEALHQNQDNVILVMYILDTLRGIPSPDAITAALDTLAKSTDDDLKEYAIDIIERQGSVMHIPALENLLDDQKKSLFDYAKNAIRRICKDNPRVLREVLLKHKAIGPERMKNLGRGLESITRNMSYRYSEYDYGKYTGDTAEELNEAVRQFRIRRDVIKGLKTITEIGLDEAVLSFNNFNRVTDIIDELKSLQDELIRKYGDALILHDWEEEYYNEPVKKVETKSFKKKLSEIGQIIPGVNEWLRSKGFKVNELSSTIVARDEKRRTCFIGYDTTEGKRVYSDVKLRLHGRGWEDEEVLSFADDFWRKIETLVRNKPS, from the coding sequence ATGAAAGAGGATTGGTCCATTAGCGAACTCATAGCAGGTCTTCATGTAGATGACGATATATCCGATATCAAGGATATGGACGCTTCACTCATCCCACAAAAATCAATAGAGGGCCTTATCGCGTTAGGTAAACAAGCAGTTCCCAAACTGACACAAGAACTCCAGGATTACCAAAAGAATGAATCCTACGAATTGTACGCTCAGTTTATTGTTGATATTCTTGGAGAAATCAAAGATCCTAGTGCTGTGCCCGAACTAATCAAGCTGTTCAAGGTTGAATTTGATGATAGTATCGGAGAACATACGGTATCCTCGCTCCAAAAAATTGGAACGGCGGCGGTTCCTATGCTCGTAGAGGCATTGCATCAAAACCAAGACAATGTAATCCTTGTAATGTACATACTGGATACATTACGGGGTATTCCATCTCCGGATGCCATCACAGCAGCTCTGGATACTCTTGCCAAGAGTACCGATGATGACCTAAAAGAATATGCAATAGATATCATAGAAAGGCAAGGTAGCGTAATGCATATTCCGGCACTTGAGAACCTTCTTGACGACCAGAAAAAGTCGTTATTCGACTATGCGAAAAACGCGATTAGAAGAATTTGCAAAGACAATCCAAGAGTTCTGAGAGAGGTTCTGTTAAAACACAAAGCAATAGGGCCAGAAAGAATGAAGAATCTAGGACGGGGTCTTGAGAGCATAACACGCAATATGAGCTATAGATACTCCGAATATGACTACGGAAAATACACTGGCGATACAGCAGAGGAATTGAATGAAGCAGTAAGGCAGTTCAGGATTAGAAGAGATGTCATTAAGGGATTAAAGACAATTACAGAAATAGGTCTGGATGAAGCTGTTCTATCCTTTAACAATTTCAATAGAGTGACAGATATTATTGATGAGCTCAAGAGCCTGCAGGACGAACTAATAAGAAAGTACGGTGATGCACTAATCCTGCATGACTGGGAAGAGGAATACTATAATGAGCCGGTGAAGAAGGTTGAAACAAAATCTTTCAAGAAGAAATTATCAGAGATTGGGCAAATAATTCCTGGAGTAAACGAGTGGCTGAGGTCGAAAGGATTCAAGGTCAATGAACTGTCAAGTACAATTGTAGCCAGAGACGAGAAAAGGAGGACGTGTTTTATAGGTTATGATACCACGGAAGGAAAAAGGGTATACAGTGATGTGAAGCTAAGGTTACATGGCAGAGGATGGGAGGATGAAGAAGTATTGTCTTTTGCAGATGATTTTTGGAGAAAGATAGAAACTTTGGTCAGGAATAAACCCTCCTGA
- a CDS encoding DNA cytosine methyltransferase, whose amino-acid sequence MPLTAISLFSGAMGLDLGFEKAGFDIRVACELREEVCKTISLNRPALQVLPGDIAKHSTTDILKRARLRVGEATAVIGGPACQPFSTAGGRQSFNEKRGEVLFEYIRIVNEAKPQFFIFENVKGLTSAALKHISFYERVKKKEHELHEEYRLGTAYQYMMEKLKGTGYKIHSKILNAADYGAPQKRLRLIIIGSRDGVDVDFPEPTHAAPDSEDVVSGRKQRWVTLREALKGLKENEQEYVKFPSWGRYMKYIKPGGDWRDLPARIQRRAMKESYFSQGGRTGYFRRLSWDKPSPTLVTLPIFKSTCLAHPKSNRPLSVQEYSRLQGFPDEWKFYGTVKQRYRMIGEAVPVPLAYAVALAVRNKSTELLGIEEGNRQRKRNS is encoded by the coding sequence TTGCCCCTGACTGCAATCTCACTGTTTTCTGGGGCCATGGGCCTCGATCTTGGATTTGAAAAGGCGGGATTCGATATTAGGGTCGCTTGCGAATTAAGGGAAGAGGTCTGCAAAACCATATCCTTGAACAGGCCTGCCCTGCAGGTACTGCCGGGAGATATAGCAAAACACAGTACAACTGATATCCTGAAAAGAGCCCGCCTTAGAGTGGGCGAAGCCACCGCCGTGATTGGCGGTCCAGCATGTCAACCTTTTTCTACCGCTGGCGGCAGGCAGTCGTTTAATGAAAAGAGGGGAGAGGTACTCTTTGAATATATCAGGATAGTTAACGAGGCCAAGCCACAGTTCTTTATCTTCGAAAATGTTAAGGGCCTGACCAGTGCCGCACTTAAGCATATTTCATTCTACGAGCGCGTCAAGAAGAAAGAACATGAGTTACATGAAGAATACCGACTAGGTACTGCGTATCAGTATATGATGGAAAAGCTCAAAGGAACCGGCTATAAGATACACTCAAAGATACTCAACGCTGCAGACTATGGTGCCCCTCAGAAAAGATTACGGCTCATAATTATAGGATCCCGCGATGGCGTCGACGTCGATTTCCCAGAGCCTACACACGCTGCACCTGATTCAGAAGATGTTGTAAGTGGCAGAAAACAGCGATGGGTCACATTACGAGAGGCACTAAAAGGTTTGAAAGAAAATGAGCAAGAGTATGTGAAATTCCCGTCATGGGGCAGGTATATGAAGTATATCAAACCTGGCGGCGACTGGCGTGATCTGCCCGCGAGGATCCAAAGGAGAGCAATGAAAGAATCATATTTTTCACAAGGAGGTAGAACGGGATACTTTAGACGACTCAGTTGGGACAAGCCTAGCCCGACACTGGTGACATTGCCGATATTCAAGAGCACGTGCCTGGCACACCCCAAATCCAATAGGCCACTGAGTGTCCAAGAATATTCCCGATTACAGGGTTTCCCGGATGAATGGAAATTCTATGGCACAGTAAAGCAACGCTATAGGATGATAGGCGAAGCTGTGCCGGTCCCGCTTGCCTATGCGGTAGCACTAGCGGTCAGGAATAAATCAACTGAATTGTTGGGAATTGAGGAAGGAAATAGACAAAGAAAAAGAAATAGTTAA
- a CDS encoding SgcJ/EcaC family oxidoreductase, which translates to MMDDESAIRELVDTWMVATKAGDVQTILNLMTDDVVFMVPGLEPFGKEVFKSATEEMKNVRYEGTSDIKEIKVLGNWAYMRSHLKVRTVPPEGGSPVSRSGYTLTIFRKGPDGQWRLARDANLLTVDK; encoded by the coding sequence ATGATGGATGATGAGAGCGCAATTCGCGAATTAGTCGATACTTGGATGGTCGCCACCAAGGCTGGAGATGTACAGACGATACTGAACTTGATGACGGACGATGTTGTGTTTATGGTTCCTGGTCTGGAACCATTCGGAAAAGAAGTATTCAAGTCTGCCACGGAGGAAATGAAAAATGTTAGATATGAGGGAACTTCCGACATTAAAGAAATTAAAGTACTTGGCAACTGGGCTTACATGCGAAGTCATCTCAAGGTAAGGACGGTTCCGCCTGAGGGTGGTTCGCCCGTGAGCCGATCTGGCTATACCCTCACAATATTTCGCAAGGGGCCTGATGGGCAATGGCGACTCGCACGCGATGCCAACTTGCTGACAGTCGATAAATAA